The window CCTTAATAATATAACAATAGAGCCGATTTCAAAATCAAGCCAAACAAGGCTTAAAGTAGTGTAGATATTTTTGCGCCGCCAAACATAGTACGGCAATCATCAAGACAAAAGTAACCTTGCGATTGCCTTTGACATATATTTTCCCCGGTATCAAATTGTCTTTTAAATGCGAATAGGCCCGTTCGACTGTCGTGCGAATTTTATACCGTTCCTGTTTCGCCGGATCAAGGGGTGCGCAGATTTTATCATTTCTGGAATTGGGATCGATAACGGGAACCCGGCGGTGACGGCGTATAAATTGTTTAATGTCTTTTGCGTCATAGGCCGCATCCATTACAGAATATAAATGTCTGACTTTCCCCATGGTCATTTTCTCCAGCAGTATCGCCGCCTGGCTGTCATGGACATTTGCCCCGCTTACAAAGGCGCTTGCCGGAAACCCTGTGTCGGTAACATCAAGATGTAATTTGTATCCTTTCCAATAACTCACCTTGCCCTGACTGTTTTTCTTGCAGCCCCAGGCGCATTCCTGGTTTAATTCCCTCGTGATTTCAGAAATATCCTTTTTGGCCTGTTGCGCAAGAACGGTTGGTTCTTTTATCGTTTTTGGAGCGTCTTTGGGCCTTCTTCCCCGCTTTTTAAGCGCTTTTGGGACTGTTCCTTTGGTTTTCTCCTTCGGACTTTCCCGGGATTCTATCGCGGTTGAATCCCGGCAGATATGGATAACCGGTAAATCTTTGTATGCCTGTTTTACTAATTCATCCAATATATCATTCAGTACATCCGCCTTACTGATATCGTTAAGACGCCGTGAAAATGTTGTCCTGCTGGGGACTTTTTTAAATCCGCAGAGCTGGCGTAGATTGGGGTCTGACCGTAATGTTTCCACAAGCGCCTTCATGTTCGGTATGCCAAAATGGTTCACCGCAAAAAAGGCCCGGAAGAAATTCATATAATCATACGCCTTCCTTCCGACACCCCGGTAGGTATGAATCAGGCGAGGAGAGCAGCTTTCTATGACTTGCAGTATTAAGATAAAGTTCCTGTGTTCGCCGCCTAAATGTTCCTCGAAAAACTGCTGTAATTCATGGAACCCTTCAAAAAGACCTTGTTTCCCGCCGATGATTTGTGTTATGCTCTTCATATGAGGACTCTCCCTTTGATATTTTGGTGGTTCAAATTATCTTAGCGGGTTGTCCTCATTTTTTCAATCTATTTTGATTTTGAAATCGGCTCATTAATAAAACAATAAAAAATACTATTCAAAAAAATGCTAACATATTCAACCGTCTACTTTTTCATACAGTTCTGAAAAGAGACTATTATCTTGAGTAAAATCTATTTATCTGTTATTTTGGTACTGATAGGATTATGGAATGGACGGAATAAAAGAACGGATAAAACAAGTCAGGACGTTCCTGAATATCTCCCAACGGGAATTCTCTAAACGGATATTTATTAGCCCAACCTTACTAGGTGAAATTGAACTGGGAAACCGGAAAGTAAAAGACAGAACAATTTTGTTAATTTCTACAGAATTTAACGTTAACAAAGATTGGTTATTAAATGGTGATGGTGATATGTTTTCGGTGCCGCCGCCTGATATTCAACTTGAGAAATTAATTGATATATTTAAACAACTTGACAAACCGTTGAGAGATTATTTATTGGAACAATCGAAAGGGCTGTTGAAAATCCAAAAAGAGAATATAGATAAAGAATAATCTCAAGTGGGTCTATTTTTTGCGGTTTTTTCAGATTAAGCTTTATTAGGAAGAAGAATTCCATACAAAGGACGGAAGAGCTGGAAAAAATGCTGGATTGTGCCTATGAGAATTCGGATGCTGACCTATGCTATCCACTTTTTCCCCTTCCTTTGTGTCCTCATGGCCCCCGAAGCTTTGCGGAACTCAGGGGGAAAAAGCCCGGATCGGATCGTCTTATAATACAAATCCCTTGAATATCAGCATTTTCTGCAAGGCCCTCCAGACCAGCGCGGCAACTTCGCCGGGGCTTTTGGATGCGTCGATAATTTCGATCCTGACGCCCTGATCCCGGAAGCGGGGCAGCATGGCCTTGTAAAGGGAACGCACCCGGATTTGGAATTCCAGTTCTTCAAAAATATCCTTTGACGCCCTGGTTTCCATGCGTTTCTGGGCGGTTTCGGGGTCCAGATCAAAAAAGAATATGACTTCAGGGCAGGGGAAATCCTTGTTGAGGTAAGAGGGAAGCTCCTCCCCGCAGGTGATACCCTGGTACACCAGGGAGGAGGGAATATAACGATCGGATACAACCAGTTCCCCCCTGGCGCAACGCTCTATAATGCCGTTTTTCTCGTAGAGATGCTCAGAACGGTCCGCCGCAAAAAGGCAGGCTATGGTCTCGGGCTTTAAGGCGGTTTCGTGCTTTAAGCCGCTGCGTATAATGCGCCCTATAGGGCTGTCAGTAGGCTCAAAAGTATCATAAAAGGAGGGAAGGCCCTTGCCGGCCAGGCTGAAATGCTCCTTGAGCAATTTTAGCTGGGTAGTGGTGCCAGAGCCGTCGCCGCCTTCAAAAACTGCAAAATTCGTTAGGATTTCCATAGCTGGTTAATCTTATCATAGCTTGTGATCCGTATTTCTGCTATACTGTGAACCAGGAGATTGAAAGTGACAGAGGCAATAAAACTTGACGAGCATTATACCTATGCTGACCTCCTGACCTGGGACGACCTATGAGATGCCTTCTACCGCGAGCATAGACGCTGTTTATAAACTCAACAAGTACCAGAAGGCCAAAGTCAGGGAATACTGGATAATTGATCCGGACAACAAGATCCTTTTACGTTATACTCTGGAAAAAGAAACCTACTCCCTCAGCCAGTACGAATTTGACAAGCCCGTGCCGGTCGCAATCCTCCCTGACTGCGCCATTGATCTGGGCGCAGCATACGCAGATCAGGAGATGTCCAGACGCTAGATATGGTCAAGTCCCATAACTCATTGCCCAAGAGGGGCAAGGTAGTCGATACTGATAATGGAGGAATGGGCCTTTTTGGAACTGAAATTCGGGGGAGGGAGCTGGAAGGCGAACACCCTCATAAGGACAGGCGTATTTTTTCTCAGCTTTTCGGCTATGGTGGTCCTTACCTCCCTGGTGCTGCGCCCCATTCAGTCAACCATGATCGCTGCTATGGAGGGTTTAAGGGACGGTTTAATCACTCGGGTTGAGGTTTTTACCGGCCGCACCTTGGTTTACGGTTCCCTGGGGCCTTCGATCTTTGGAACTCTGGACTTACGGGATGTAAAGATACTGCGTGATGACGGCACAAGCATCCTGTCTGTTTCGCGGCTCAGGCTGTCTTATTCGCTCCTTAACCTTCTCCAGGGCAAAATCAGCGAAGCCTTCAATTCTGTCCGGGTTGACCGGCCTATCCTGACTCTGGACTTCGAAAAAGATCAGGATTTGAAACGTCTTTTCGCCCAGCCAAGCCAGGATGAACGGCCGGCGAATTTTTCATCATTATTGCCTGAAAATTTCCAGATACGCCTTAGAAACGGTGAATCGGAATTCATGAGCAGCCCCGGAACAGATTCTGTTCCCTGGAATTTTAAACTTCAAAACCTGGGGCTGGATGTATCTTTGCGCAAAGGCCGCATTGTCTTCCAGGGAAAATGGAATGCCCGGGGCGAATTGAATATGGGGGCGCCTTCGCCTTCCCTGAATGCTGCCATGAACGCCAGGGTTAATGGGGAATACTCCTGGGTGGATGGGGAGGGCAGGGGGAATTTTGTCATCCCCTCCCTGGCAGGGAATTCTTTCAGGCTTAAGCCGCTTTCGGTGAGCATAGTTTTCAGGGATCAAAAATTCGAAGTCAGGAAGATTTATGACAAGTCCCCTATGGATTTGGCTTTTACCTATGACCTGGAGGAGGAAAAGCTTGCCGCTTTTTTCGGATGCGAAAATTTTTCGCTTCAGGATCTTGTCACCCTTACCGGTGCATGGAAGGATTACAACAGCTGGGCATTGCTCAGGCTTTCGGGCAAGGCCTCCCTTGAAAAAACCGGCGCCCAGGGCCCTCCTGTATACGATTTTGATCTTTCGGGTCTCATACCTGCCCGGTCGCCCATTGGGGCAGCCTCTGTTGCCATAAAGGGCAACGGAGATGAAAAAGCCGTATCGATTGAGGAACTGGCTGTAAATTCATCCAGGGGCAATATTCGCTTCGACGGGAAACTGGACTATAATCCCCTCACCCCTACGGGAAACCTTGTGGTTTCCGAACTTGGCCTGGCAGGCACCGAAGCTCCCCATGAAAAGCTCAATGCTGCTTTTTCCATTTATTCAAGCGGTCAGAAGATTAGCTTTTTTGGCGAGAATCTCAGCGCCGGGAACCTGACCTTGTCGGGCCTGGATGGTTCTGTGATCCATGAAAAAGACGGGCTTACCTTTGCCTTGTCCGCCATGAGGTTTAAAGAATTGGATTCCTACGGGGATGTGCGCTTGAGCAGTTTTTCCCTTGACGGATCTGTCGATTATGATCCGCGCCATATACAGGCCAGCCTCAGGCTGGATTCGTTTTCCGTAAGGGACATACTGGAATTGCTAAAGCCCCTGGGAACAACCCTGCCGATCATTTCACTAAGCGCGGTGGACGATCTTTCTGTGACCACGGAAATTTTCTTTACCACCGATTATGAGCACATGCTCTACAATGCCCCCCGTTTTGTGGCTGCTTATGAAGGCCCCAGGGACATTTTGGCCATCACCTCCCTTTCGGGGACGGATCGGAGGTTCGAGCTTGAAGAGGGCCGCATCAGCTGGGGGGGCGGCGAGGCCGAGCTTTCGGCTTTTGCCGATTTTTCAAATCCCGACGATATTTCATTCTCCCTCCAGACCAACCACAAGGATCTGATTTATTTCCTGGAAGGATCTGTCCTGGACAGGAGATCCCTGAGCATAAGGGGGTCCTATGGCTTCCAGGCCTATCTCAGCGCAGCGGGCATGGGTTCTTATTCGGGCTATGTGCAGGGGGAAAACATTCCCATACCTTCAGGGGATCAGAACGCCCTCCTTTCGTTTATGGCTTCCCTCCGCTACGATTCCCTTGACCTCTGGTCCGCGGATCTGGATCGCTTTGAAATAAGCGATATAGCGGCGCCGGGTTCTTCTTACGCTTCCCTGCGCTTGTCGGGTCTGGCGGATCAGGACGGGGCCCGAATTTCCAATTTATTGTACGACGATGGCAGGGGTGCCCTTTCAGGCATTTTGTCCCTTGATTGGGACAAGGGATACCAAAATTTGAGGCTTCTGGCAACAGTTTTTGATACCCAGGGGAAAGAGCATTACGATCTGTCCGCTTCTTATAATGACAAAACCCTTGGCCTTTTTCTGAAAGGGGAAGGCATGCAGCTTGCCCGCATTGCCCAAAATGCATACGGGGCGGTAGCCGCAGGGAACGCAAGCTTGTCATGGAGGACAGGCTCCGAATTCGAAGCCCAGGTTGATCTCGATTCCCTTGTGTTCCGCTTAAACGATACCGATGTCAGGGTCGAGGCCAGCGCATCGTTGAACCCGAATGTGTTCTTCCTGGACAAGTTCACCCTGAATTACAGCGGCCTGGAAGGGACTATGCCCTATTTCAGGGTAGACCGCCGTGCCAGCCTGGCGGAGGTCCGGGCAGAGCTGCATGGTGCTCTTGCAGGCAGGGGCCTTGATATTTCCCTCAGGGGGCAGGCTGAATTCCAGCCCCTGGCTTCCTGGTTCAATATAGAGGATGCCCTGGATTCAATCTCGGGCTCTATTGCCATGGACACAGCCCGCTATGATACCTTCGAGGCCGACGAGCCTTTCAGCTTTGCCTTTTCGTCTGTCCGAAACGAGGCAGGCCCTCAAATTGCTGTTTCGGGAGGGCCCAGGAATATGATACGATTCAGGTATTCCTCTGTCCCGGGCAGCAGGGGGGGCGACTTTTACGCAGCCCTCTCAAGCCCATCCCCGGTGCGGGGGGCTTTTATCGGGAACATCAGTGCCGGCGAAATCGACGCCCAGGTTTCGGATCTCTATGTGGATATGGGGACCCTTTGGGGGTTCATCCCTCCTGATTTTGTGGTGGCCTTCCCCGGAGGCATTGTAACCGGGGCCATACATATAGCAGGGCCTTTGAGCGATCCGGAATTTTACGGTTCAGCCAGGGCAACCAGCCTGAAAATTCTGGTGCCCCAGTTCATTGCAGCGCCTATACGGCCTGTGCCGGTGGCCATCGCCCTGAACGGCAATGAGATGTCTTTTGGCCCCGTGGATGCTGCTGTCGGGAATGGCTCAGGGTTGGTTTCGGCATGGTTCCGTTTTGACCGCTGGATACCCAACATTTTCAATATGGATATCGTGGTGCCCCAGGAAAAAGCCATCCCCTTTGGCCTCGATATTTCCGGCATTCTTGCCCACGGCCTGGCTGCAGGGCATCTCAATCTGGATATGCAGGACATGATCTTTACGGTTTCAGGGGATCTTACAGCCCAAAATACCGAGATCAGCCTTAACGGCGATGAGCTGGCCGCCATGGAGACTGCAAGCCTTCAGCCCCATACTTCAAGCATATCCACCCTGATAGACATAACCATAAAAACAGGCAGACGGGTGGAATTTTTCTGGCCCAGCGCTGATTTTCCTGTTCTGCAGGCCTATACGGACATGGGGACGGGCATACATATCACCAGCGACGCTGTTTCGCGGCGTTTTACCCTGCAGGGTGATGTCAAACTCCGAAGCGGCGAGATTTTCTACCTGGAGCGGAATTTCTATCTCCGGGAAGGCACCCTGTTCTTCAACGAAAGCGAGCTCCAGTTTGATCCGCGAATATCCGCCAGGGCGGAAATCCGCGATCAGGGGGAGGAAGGGCCTGTAACCATATCCATGCTCATCGATTATGCTCCCCTAAAGTCCTTTACCCCCCGTTTCGAGTCCAACCCGCCCCTTTCGCAGCTTGAAATCTTCTCCATGCTGGGGCAGAACCCCCAGGGGGCTTCGGATCAAACGAACCAGCGGAATATACTGATTTCGGCCAGCGCCGACGCCCTTACCCAGTTTGCGGTTACAAGGCGGTTTCAGCGGGTAGTGAGGAACTTCCTTGGGCTGGACATGTTCTCCGTGCGTACCCAGGTGCTGCAAAACATGGTTTTCCAGGCTGCAGGCTTCAACAATGGGTCGAATACCCCCTCCACCGGCAGCGGAACAGGCACTACGGGAGAAGAAACTATGCCCGGAGAGCGCCGTGCCGGTAACTATTTCGATAACACTACTGTTTTCTTAGGTAAATACATTGGATCGGATATATTTGTCCAATCCTTGTTTTCGTGGCGTTATGATGAGACAAAGCAAACCTGGGGGGGCATCAGGTTTGAACCCGAGATAGGCCTGGAAATGAAGAACCCGCTCTTTAATATCCAGCTTAATATTTTGCCCCTTCACCCGGAAAACTGGTTCATTGACGATGTTTCTTTTACCTTTACATGGAGGAGATCCTTCTAGCAGGGGTAGGTTTCCTTAATTATTGTTTTTCTGGTATAGTCAGAATGAAGGAGCTTAGATGCGCTTTAGGTTTTTAGTGTTGCTATTGGCGGCTGTCACGGTTTTTTCCGTTTTTCCCCAGGATGTGGAATGGTACCAGGGCAAACCCATAAAGAATATTGTTTTCGATGGACTAAACAATGTAAAATCCAATGAACTGGACGGTATTACCGAGCCCTACCTGGGCCAAAGCTTCGGCGATGATGTTTATTGGGAAATACTGGGCAAGCTCTATGCCCTGGAATACTTTGAAACCATCAACCCTACGGCTTTAAGGGCGGACACCCAAGGGAACGAAGTCATACTCCGCTTCACAGTCACCGAAAGGCCCCAGGTCTCCCGCATAAACTTTGTGGGCAACAGCGGCCTAAGGCGCAACGAGCTTTTGGACACAGTGACCCTCAAAATCCATGACGTGGCAACCCAGGCCAAACTCAGGGTGGACGAGCTGGCTATCACCAATAAATACCTTGAAAAAGGCTTCCCGGATATTAAAGTGCGCTCCGAAATGGTGCCCGGCGCCAATGGCTCTCTGGTGGTCAACTTTTATGTTGAAGAGGGCGAGAAGATCACTATCGAGGAATTCCGCTTCGAAGGGAATTCAGTGTTTTCCGCCAGGACCCTTCAGCGCCAGCTGACCTTAAAAACCAAGGGCATTATTGCGGACGGGGCTTTCCAGGAAGCCAAGCTTATCGCGGACCGGCAGGCCCTTACCCAATACTACCATGATAGGGGCTATATAGACGCGGAAATAGTGGATGTGAGCCGGGAAATCAGGAAGGATGAGAAGGGTGGAAACAACCTGACCATCACCTTCAGGCTTTATGAGGGGCGCATTTATAACTTTGGCGGTATCACCTTTGAGGGGAACAAGATTTTTACCACTGAGCAGCTTGCCGCCCTGGTGTATTCAAAAGTCGGGGATGTGGTAAGCGATAAAAAGATCCAGGCCGATCTTATGCGGGTAACCGATCTCTACCTCGAAAACGGCTACCTTTTTAACCGCATAGAGCCGGTGCCGAACCGTGACGCGAGCCAGGGGCTGCTGACCTTCAATATAATGATAGTGGAACGGGGCAGGGCCCATATCGAAAACATCATTGTCCGGGGGAATGAAAAAACCAAGGATAATGTAATACTCAGGGAAATTCCCCTTGAAGCGGGGGATATTTTTTCCAAAGCAAAGGTAATGGACGGCCTCCGCAATCTTTACAACCTCCAGTATTTCTCCAATGTGATTCCTGACACCCCTGTGGGCAGCTCCGATGCCCTCATGGATCTGGTGATCAATGTGGAAGAGCAGCCGACCACGGATGTGCAGTTCGGTCTGACCTTCTCGGGTTCTTCGGATCCCGATGCGTTCCCGATTTCGGGCATGGTAAGATGGAACGACAGGAATTTCCGCGGCTCGGGCAACCAGATAGGGGCGGAAGTAAATGCTTCTCCTGACACCCAGAGCGCTTCCCTCGACTACACCCAGCGATGGATTTTCGGCTTGCCCCTTTCGGGGAGTTTCGATTTTACCGTGCAGCATACAAAACGCCTTGCCGCCATGGATAATATGCCCCCTTATTTCAACAACGATGACAGCGACAAGGCCTATGCTTTCCCCGACGGTTTTGGTTCCCGCGAAGAATATGTGGAAGCAGGGAAAATACCCTCCAGCGAATTCCTCCTGCCCTATAATCAGTGGCGCCTGTCTCTGGGCGTTTCCACTGGCTACAGGTGGTCTACCTTCGTAGGCAACCTTACCCTTTCAGGCGGCGTCAGGCTTGGCATTGTGCGCAGTGTTTTCGATTCTGATCTTTACCGGCCCTTTGATCCGGTCCTACGGAATGAAAACAATATCTGGACTCCTGCCACTTCGGTATGGACAAGCCTTGCCCTGGATCAGAGGGATGTGTATTACGATCCTTCAAAGGGCTATTACGGCATTCAGCGCATAGGGTATTACGGATTGCTGGGCATAGAGCAGGAGCATTATGTCAGGACCGATACCAAGGCTGAATGGTACATCACCATGTTCAATATCCCTATAACAGACAATTGGGCATTCAAAGCGGTCTTTGGAATACATTCGGGGCTTTCGTTTATTTTCCGTCAGCCCTTCAATGACGCGCCTATCATAGAAGAAGCCAACCAGCTCGCGGTAGACGGCATGTTCGTGGGCAGGGGCTGGAGCGGCGAATATTCCCGGAAAGGCTTTGCCCTCTGGGAAAACTGGGCCGAGATCCGCCTTCCTGTGGTGCCGGGCATACTGGCATGGGATTTCTTCTTCGACGCGGCGGGCGTCAAGGCAAAGCCGGGGGATTTGTTCTCATCCTTCGGGGCCGACGATCAAAGCTCGCCTGATTTTAGCACCTTCTTTATGCGCTTCAGCTTTGGAGGGGGTTTCCGCTTCACCATACCCCAATTCCCCTTCAGGTTCAGCCTGGCAAAGCGTTTCCTGATTCAGGACGGCTCGGTGAAGTGGCAAGGCGGCGCCATAGGCCGCAACAGCAGCAACCCTGCAAAAGGGTTGGACTTTGTTATAAGCTTTGCCCTGTCTACTTATTAGGAAGGCATGTATGAAAAGATTGATTGTATTTGTCGCTTTGGCTTTTTCAGGCTTGGGCTGGCTGGGCGCACAGCAGCTTACCCGTTTTGCGGTGGTGGATCTCCCCAGGGTCTATGTGTCGTTCTTCAGGGAATCCAGGGCGGTACGTGAATTTGAAGAGCGTAGCGCCAGGGTGCAAAGCGAGATTGACCGCATGAATGCGGAGATCCAGGCCCTTAAAAACAACCAGATCAACGCCGAATTCCAGGGAAACCAGGAACAGGCCCTCAGGCTCGAATCGGAAATAAACCGCAAGTCCGATTACCTTAAAGAGTATTACAAGCTCAAGACTGCGGAACTAGAGAGCCAGAAGGCAAAGCTCACCCAGTCGAGCTCTTTTTTGGAGCAGGTCTATGACGAAATCCGCTTCATCGCAGAGAGCGAGGGCTACAGCATGGTGCTTAACCTGAAAGAAAATACCGGCATACTTTGGTACAGTCCCACCGTTGATATAACCGACAAGCTTATCCAGAACCTTTTGGATAAAGCGCGCCGCTAATTTCTTTGAGGCGGCTACGAGCTCTTCAGAAACCAGCCCCATGCTGGATCAGTACAGGCGGATCAAGAGGGATCATCAGGGGGAAGTCCTTTTTTTCCGGCTGGGCGATTTTTATGAGATGTTCCAGGAAGACGCAGTCGAAGTCTCCTCCCTCTTGAACCTTACCCTCACGAGCCGCACAGGCCAGCCCATGTGCGGAGTCCCTTACCACGCAGCCCGTTCCTACATAGCCCGGCTTATGAGGCTGGGCAAAAAAGTCGCTATTTGCGAACAGATCTCAGAGCCTGGCAATGGCCTTATAGAACGCCAGGTGGTGGAGATCATCACGCCGGGCACCACCATTGACGAGGATTACCTTGACAGGGGAAGTTCCAATTATCTCGCCTGCCTGGCGCTTTCAAAAGAATCGTTATCCTTTGCGTACATAGATCTTTCTATCGGGGATTTTTACGCTACTTCTTTTCCCTCTGAAAACGCGGCAGAATTGCTCAGAGGTGAACTTGAACGCCTTGATGTAAAAGAAATGATCATCCAGGAATCCCTTCTGGAAGAGTACAAGCCAATCAAGGATGCAATTGACGAACGCACAGGATTGGTGCTAAACCGCTGGGCCGACTGGCTCTTTGACAAAGAGAGAAGCAGGGAACGGCTTAACAAGCAATTCGGCTCCGCAAGCCTCAAAGGTTTTGGGCTTGGCGAAAATGCCCCCGAGATAATTTCTGCCGGGGCACTCCTGGATTACCTCGACGACACTGCCAAGACTTTAATCCCCCATGTGCGCGCTATTGCTGTGTATGACGATTCTGAATTTGTCGGCATTGACGAAGCTACCCAGCGCAACCTTGAATTGATCCGGAACCTGCAGGATGGGGAAAACCATTTTACCCTCCTTGAGGTAATGGATCATACCCGCACCGCTATGGGCCGCCGCCTCCTTAAGGGTCGCATTCTTCACCCCCTTCGGGACGCGGCGAAGATAAATGCCCGGCTCGGCATGGTGGAAAAACTGTACCATAACCAGGAAAAGCTAGGCTGCTTTAGGGATATGCTTGCCAAAACCCCGGATCTCGAACGCCTTTGCTCACGCATCGCAATGGACAAGGCCCACGGCAAAGATATGGCGGCGGTGAAAAACGCCCTGAATTCTTTTGGGTTGATTTACCAGGAAAGCCGCGTCTTTGATTTTCAATTCGAAAGCCCTGAAGCTGCCCTGTTGGCAGGGGAAAAAAATTCCCAAGCCCTGGTGCTTCTTGGGGAATTGAAAAAGCTCCTTGAAAAGGGGCTGGCTGAAGATCCTTCCATACTTCTTACAGAAGGAAAATTAATTCAGGAAGGTTTTGACCCTGAGCTTGACAGGCTGCGGGAATTGAGGGACAACGGCAGAAAAACACTTGAAACATATTTGGAAGAGGAAAAAGGCCTCACCGGGATTGCAAGCCTTAAAATACGGTACAACAGGCTTATTGGCTATTACTTCGAGGTAAACAAGAACCATCTATCAAAAGTGCCGGGACATTTTATCCGCCGCCAGGGCATGGCCACAGGGGAACGGTATACTACAAACCGCCTTGGCGAGCTTGAATCCGAAATAAACGGCGCCTCTGACAAAATAATCGAACTGGAAAAAAAGCTGTTCCTGGAAATACGGGAACAGGCCAAGTCTTGCCTGGAAAGCCTTGGCAGCGCAGGCCGGTATATCGCGGAGCTTGATGCTGCCCAATCCCTTGCGCGGGCCAGCACTATACATGGCTGGGCAAGGCCCATCGTGGATAACGAAAACCGCCTCCGCATAATCGAAGGCCGCCACCCCGTGGTGGAGGCCCATCTCCCCAGGGGGGAATTTATTCCCAACGATGTGATCCTCGACGAAGCAGGGATCGCCTTTGCCCTCATCACAGGCCCCAATATGGCGGGGAAATCCACCTATTTAAGGCAGGCGGCCCTTACCGTTATTATGGCCCAGGCCGGTAGTTTTGTTCCCGCAGAGGAAGCCATTATCGGTATGTGCGACCGCATCTACTGCAGGGTAGGGGCTTCCGACAGCCTGGCCAGGGGCGAATCCACCTTCCTTGTGGAAATGAACGAGACCGCATATATACTTCATACTGCCACAGAAAAAAGCCTTGTCATCATGGACGAAATAGGAAGGGGAACAGGCACCAATGACGGCCTTTCCATAGCCTGGGCAGTGTGCGAGGATCTGCTGGACAGAATTAAATGCAGAACTCTTTTTGCCACCCATTACCATGAGCTTTCGCAAATCTCCCATCCCCGCATGTCCAACAGATCCATGGAAGTATCTGACAACAACGGGGAGATTGTCTTTCTCAGAAAACTCAAAGAAGGCTCCACTTCCAATTCCTACGGTCTCCATGCGGCGCGTCTTGCGGGCCTCCCCGAAACAGTCCTGGAAAGGGCAGGAGAAATTCTGGAAACACTTGAAGCAGCAAATCCGATCAAAGCGCAAATACCCCCCCACGAAAAAAAAGAATCCAAGGTTCCTTCGGAAAGGGAAGCGAAATTCCTTTCCAAGCTCGCAAAGCTTGATCCCGATTCCCTGACCCCCCTGGAGGCTCTTAACCTCATCCACGAATGGAAAAAATCCGTTTCAGTCCCGGGTGAAAACTTCGTCAA is drawn from Leadbettera azotonutricia ZAS-9 and contains these coding sequences:
- the bamA gene encoding outer membrane protein assembly factor BamA, producing the protein MRFRFLVLLLAAVTVFSVFPQDVEWYQGKPIKNIVFDGLNNVKSNELDGITEPYLGQSFGDDVYWEILGKLYALEYFETINPTALRADTQGNEVILRFTVTERPQVSRINFVGNSGLRRNELLDTVTLKIHDVATQAKLRVDELAITNKYLEKGFPDIKVRSEMVPGANGSLVVNFYVEEGEKITIEEFRFEGNSVFSARTLQRQLTLKTKGIIADGAFQEAKLIADRQALTQYYHDRGYIDAEIVDVSREIRKDEKGGNNLTITFRLYEGRIYNFGGITFEGNKIFTTEQLAALVYSKVGDVVSDKKIQADLMRVTDLYLENGYLFNRIEPVPNRDASQGLLTFNIMIVERGRAHIENIIVRGNEKTKDNVILREIPLEAGDIFSKAKVMDGLRNLYNLQYFSNVIPDTPVGSSDALMDLVINVEEQPTTDVQFGLTFSGSSDPDAFPISGMVRWNDRNFRGSGNQIGAEVNASPDTQSASLDYTQRWIFGLPLSGSFDFTVQHTKRLAAMDNMPPYFNNDDSDKAYAFPDGFGSREEYVEAGKIPSSEFLLPYNQWRLSLGVSTGYRWSTFVGNLTLSGGVRLGIVRSVFDSDLYRPFDPVLRNENNIWTPATSVWTSLALDQRDVYYDPSKGYYGIQRIGYYGLLGIEQEHYVRTDTKAEWYITMFNIPITDNWAFKAVFGIHSGLSFIFRQPFNDAPIIEEANQLAVDGMFVGRGWSGEYSRKGFALWENWAEIRLPVVPGILAWDFFFDAAGVKAKPGDLFSSFGADDQSSPDFSTFFMRFSFGGGFRFTIPQFPFRFSLAKRFLIQDGSVKWQGGAIGRNSSNPAKGLDFVISFALSTY
- the mutS gene encoding DNA mismatch repair protein MutS — translated: MLDQYRRIKRDHQGEVLFFRLGDFYEMFQEDAVEVSSLLNLTLTSRTGQPMCGVPYHAARSYIARLMRLGKKVAICEQISEPGNGLIERQVVEIITPGTTIDEDYLDRGSSNYLACLALSKESLSFAYIDLSIGDFYATSFPSENAAELLRGELERLDVKEMIIQESLLEEYKPIKDAIDERTGLVLNRWADWLFDKERSRERLNKQFGSASLKGFGLGENAPEIISAGALLDYLDDTAKTLIPHVRAIAVYDDSEFVGIDEATQRNLELIRNLQDGENHFTLLEVMDHTRTAMGRRLLKGRILHPLRDAAKINARLGMVEKLYHNQEKLGCFRDMLAKTPDLERLCSRIAMDKAHGKDMAAVKNALNSFGLIYQESRVFDFQFESPEAALLAGEKNSQALVLLGELKKLLEKGLAEDPSILLTEGKLIQEGFDPELDRLRELRDNGRKTLETYLEEEKGLTGIASLKIRYNRLIGYYFEVNKNHLSKVPGHFIRRQGMATGERYTTNRLGELESEINGASDKIIELEKKLFLEIREQAKSCLESLGSAGRYIAELDAAQSLARASTIHGWARPIVDNENRLRIIEGRHPVVEAHLPRGEFIPNDVILDEAGIAFALITGPNMAGKSTYLRQAALTVIMAQAGSFVPAEEAIIGMCDRIYCRVGASDSLARGESTFLVEMNETAYILHTATEKSLVIMDEIGRGTGTNDGLSIAWAVCEDLLDRIKCRTLFATHYHELSQISHPRMSNRSMEVSDNNGEIVFLRKLKEGSTSNSYGLHAARLAGLPETVLERAGEILETLEAANPIKAQIPPHEKKESKVPSEREAKFLSKLAKLDPDSLTPLEALNLIHEWKKSVSVPGENFVKRRSLIKDESGGPSLFDTEI
- a CDS encoding OmpH family outer membrane protein → MKRLIVFVALAFSGLGWLGAQQLTRFAVVDLPRVYVSFFRESRAVREFEERSARVQSEIDRMNAEIQALKNNQINAEFQGNQEQALRLESEINRKSDYLKEYYKLKTAELESQKAKLTQSSSFLEQVYDEIRFIAESEGYSMVLNLKENTGILWYSPTVDITDKLIQNLLDKARR